From a single Rutidosis leptorrhynchoides isolate AG116_Rl617_1_P2 chromosome 5, CSIRO_AGI_Rlap_v1, whole genome shotgun sequence genomic region:
- the LOC139850071 gene encoding uncharacterized protein: MPQIVKLYQQISPKKVEVFVWRARKLRLPVLVELDKRGIDLHSVRCPLCDEEIESVKNSLLQCKHAFEIWRKVFDWRGRGGVHFVNIEDLLSDTGGSNSYVGKQIWQAVVWSCVYLIWNNRNQKVFSNKSWNVPVAINEIQVKSHEWIAKRCKDKTID, encoded by the coding sequence ATGCCACAAATTGTGAAACTCTACCAACAAATTAGTCCCAAAAAAGTGGAGGTTTTTGTTTGGAGGGCAAGGAAACTACGTTTACCGGTTTTGGTGGAACTTGACAAAAGAGGAATTGACCTTCATTCGGTGAGGTGCCCGCTATGCGATGAAGAAATTGAGTCGGTCAAGAATTCACTACTTCAATGTAAGCATGCGTTTGAGATTTGGCGTAAAGTTTTTGATTGGCGGGGTCGGGGTGGAGTCCATTTTGTTAACATTGAGGACCTATTGTCGGATACGGGAGGATCAAATTCTTATGTGGGCAAGCAAATATGGCAAGCGGTAGTGTGGTCGTGTGTGTATCTAATTTGGAATAATCGAAATCAAAAGGTTTTTTCAAATAAGAGTTGGAACGTGCCGGTAGCCATTAATGAAATTCAAGTCAAAAGTCACGAGTGGATTGCGAAGAGGTGCAAAGACAAAACAATCGATTGA